A single window of Nicotiana sylvestris chromosome 3, ASM39365v2, whole genome shotgun sequence DNA harbors:
- the LOC138888122 gene encoding MAR-binding filament-like protein 1: MDELIGNLKTNEMKRKKDSERREPKKEKNPVLKVERSDSSDEDNDMAYLTKRFQKMFRRNGGIPKLLLLGSSDSKRESDVENSSMMAVETKATKYDSLFALMAQSDDDDENDKVNFRDVQRNLKSHSSMKLRSLSNVLIDAYSSLVNDKEILTIELGEVEQSRDDLVVYVVDLNETIANLEQEKEALNEKITSVENERDDMMVVVVDLKETIQGLSNEKHTLEEKVASTEEERDDLLVICIDLEETIDGLNREHRNVSLEKGKEVASELHILLEKELTVVKISLYSELERNQQLQTELEKVRNDLEKSLKWT, from the exons atggatgagttgattggtaatctgaaaacaaacgagatgaaaagaaagaaagacagtgaaagaagagagcctaaGAAGGAAAAAAACCCGGTGCTTAAGGTTGAAAGGAGTGATTCAAGTGATGAAGATAAtgacatggcctatcttactaagagatttcaaaaaatgTTTCGAAGAAATGGTGGCATACCGAA GCTCTTGCTGCTTGGGTCAAGTGATTCCAAAAGGGAATCAGATGTAGAAaacagttccatgatggcagtggaaactaAAGCAACGAAGTATGATTCACTGTTCGCGCTGATGGCTCagtcagatgatgatgatgaaaatgataaggtaaacttcagggatgttcagagaaatctgaaatcccaTTCTTCTATGAAGCTAAGGTCTTTATCAAATGTCCTAATTGATGCTTATAGTAGTCTCGtaaatgataaggagatcctgaccatagaactaggagaagtcgaacaatctagagatgatctagtggtctatgtagtggacttaaatgagaccatagctaatcttgaacaAGAGAAGGAGGCCCTGAATGAAAAaataactagtgtagaaaatgagagagacgatatgatggtagtagttgttgatctaaaagaaacaataCAAGGTCTTAGCAATGAGAAACACACTTTAGAAGAAAAAGTTGCATCTACTGAAGAGGAGAGGGATGACCTACTAGTGATATGCATtgatctagaggaaaccattgatggactcaatagagaacataggaatGTAAGTCTTGagaaagggaaggaagtagctaGTGAGTTGCACATCTTGCTAGAAAAGGAGTTAACTGTTGTAAAAATCAGTCTCTACAGTGAACTCGAAAGGAATCAACAACTCCAAACTGAgttggagaaagtaagaaatgatcttgagaaatccTTGAAGTGGACCTAG
- the LOC138888123 gene encoding uncharacterized protein — MDAPPNFEEGQSTYRPPRFNGQYYDWWKTRMHDFMMAEDSELWDIICDGPHVPMKKLEETGTLVPKGRGEYNDIDRKAIEKNYRAKKILICGIVPDEYNRVSACDTAKEIWEALQTAHEGTTQSNNPR, encoded by the coding sequence ATGGAtgctccaccaaactttgaagaaggacaatcaacctatagacctcccagattcaatggtcaatactaCGACTGGTGGAAGACTCGGATGCATGATTTCATGATGGCCGAAGATTCAGAGTTGtgggacatcatttgtgatggtcctCATGTTCCTATGAAGAAACTTGAAGAAACAGGAACATTGGTTCCCAAAGGGAGAGGAGAGTACAACGACATTGACAGAAAAGCtatagaaaagaactatcgtgccaagaaaataTTGATATGTGGCATAGTACCTGATGAGTACAATAGAGTATCAGCTTGTgatactgccaaagaaatatgggaagcctTACAAACTGCACATGAAGGAACCACTCAGTCAAACAATCCAAGATAG
- the LOC104227537 gene encoding cyclic nucleotide-gated ion channel 1, with product MNHRQEKFVRFQDWNSERSSDGNFPYNDRARWRKVGMISNELHKVLECGSTRIKSILQALNSCLSCLLAKSLGSEKKMLDPQGPFLQKWNKIFVLSCVIAVSLDPLFFYIPVIDNDNKCLHLDRKMEVTASVLRSITDIFYLLHIVLQFRTGFIAPSSRVFGRGVLVEDAWEIAKRYLSSYFFIDILAVLPLPQVVILVVIPRLRGARSLNTKNLLKFVVFFQYIPRLLRVYPLYKEVTRTSGILTETAWAGAAFNLFLYMLASHVLGAFWYLFSIERESTCWQRACGNSSACHHASLYCDDDHTGFKTLLNSSCPIETPNATVFDFGIFLDALQSGVVESMDFPQKFFYCFWWGLQNLSSLGQNLQTSTYVWEICFAVFISIAGLVLFSFLIGNMQTYLQSTTIRLEEMRVKRRDAEQWMSHRLLPEHLRERIRRYEQYKWQETRGVDEENLIHNLPKDLRRDIKRHLCLALLMRVPMFEKMDEQLLDALCDRLRPVLYTENSFIVREGDPVDEMLFIMRGKLLTVTTNGGRTGFFNSDYLKAGDFCGEELLTWALDPHLSNNLPISTRTVQALSEVEAFALVADDLKFVASQFRRLHSKQLRHTFRFYSQQWRTWAACFIQAAWRRHCRKKLEESLREEESRLQDALARGSGSSPSLGATIYASRFAANALRALRRNTSKKARMADRISPILLQKPAEPDFTAEDK from the exons ATGAATCACCGGCAAGAGAAGTTTGTGAG GTTTCAGGATTGGAACTCAGAGAGAAGCTCAGATGGGAATTTTCCATATAATGATAGAGCACGTTGGCGCAAAGTTGGAATGATCTCTAATGAATTACACAAAGTCCTGGAATGTGGTTCTACAAGGATCAAAAGCATACTACAAGCCTTAAATTCTTGTTTAAGTTGCCTTCTGGCCAAAAGTTTGGGATCAGAAAAAAAGATGCTTGATCCTCAAGGACCTTTTCTTCAGAAGTGGAACAAAATATTTGTGTTATCCTGTGTGATTGCAGTCTCCTTGGATCCTTTGTTTTTTTACATTCCAGTGATTGATAACGACAACAAATGCCTGCATTTGGATAGAAAAATGGAGGTCACAGCTAGTGTTTTGCGTTCCATCACTGATATCTTTTACCTTCTCCATATTGTGCTTCAATTTCGTACTGGTTTCATCGCCCCTTCGTCACGTGTATTTGGAAGAGGAGTTTTGGTCGAAGATGCTTGGGAAATAGCAAAGAGATACTTGTCCTCTTACTTCTTTATAGATATTCTTGCAGTTCTTCCTCTACCACAG GTTGTAATTTTAGTTGTAATTCCTAGATTGCGGGGTGCTAGATCTTTGAACACGAAGAATTTGCTGAAATTTGTTGTCTTCTTCCAATATATTCCGAGGCTCCTTCGAGTTTATCCTTTATATAAGGAAGTCACTAGAACTTCCGGCATACTCACCGAAACAGCATGGGCTGGAGCTGCGTTCAATCTCTTTCTTTATATGCTTGCCAGTCAT GTACTTGGAGCGTTTTGGTACCTGTTTTCTATAGAACGTGAATCTACTTGTTGGCAACGAGCATGTGGAAATTCATCTGCGTGTCATCATGCTTCATTGTACTGTGATGATGATCATACTGGATTTAAAACATTGCTAAATAGTTCATGTCCTATAGAGACACCAAACGCAACGGTTTTTGATTTTGGGATATTCCTTGACGCCCTCCAGTCTGGTGTTGTGGAATCAATGGATTTTCCGCAGAAGTTCTTTTATTGTTTCTGGTGGGGTCTGCAGAACTTGAG TTCCCTCGGTCAAAACCTACAAACAAGTACCTATGTCTGGGAAATATGCTTTGCGGTTTTCATTTCCATTGCTGGCTTGGTGCTATTTTCCTTTCTCATTGGAAATATGCAG ACATATCTGCAGTCGACAACAATAAGACTAGAGGAGATGAGGGTGAAAAGACGAGATGCAGAGCAGTGGATGTCTCACCGCTTACTCCCCGAGCACCTCAGGGAGCGAATCAGGCGCTATGAGCAATACAAGTGGCAAGAAACTAGGGGTGTTGATGAAGAGAATCTGATCCACAACCTGCCCAAAGACCTCAGAAGAGATATAAAGCGCCATCTTTGTTTGGCTTTGCTGATGAGG GTTCCAATGTTTGAAAAAATGGATGAGCAACTCCTGGATGCACTATGTGACCGTCTCAGGCCAGTCCTCTACACGGAGAACAGCTTCATTGTGCGTGAAGGTGATCCAGTTGATGAGATGCTTTTTATAATGCGGGGCAAACTATTGACCGTAACCACTAATGGAGGGAGGACAGGCTTTTTTAACTCTGATTATCTAAAAGCTGGTGATTTTTGTGGAGAAGAGCTTCTTACTTGGGCTCTGGATCCTCATCTATCAAATAACCTCCCAATTTCAACCCGAACTGTCCAAGCGctctcagaagttgaagcatttgCTCTAGTGGCCGATGATTTGAAGTTTGTAGCCTCTCAGTTTCGAAGACTTCATAGCAAGCAACTCCGCCATACTTTTAGGTTTTACTCGCAGCAATGGAGAACCTGGGCGGCCTGCTTCATACAAGCAGCATGGCGCCGTCATTGTAGGAAGAAGCTAGAGGAGTCTCTTCGCGAAGAAGAAAGCAGATTGCAAGATGCATTAGCGAGGGGAAGTGGTAGCTCGCCAAGTTTGGGTGCTACTATCTATGCATCGCGATTTGCTGCTAATGCACTTCGTGCTTTGCGGCGCAATACTTCAAAGAAAGCAAGGATGGCAGACAGGATATCACCCATTTTGCTTCAGAAACCAGCTGAACCAGATTTTACGGCAGAAGATAAGTAA